CATAGCATCCTACCAGTAATGGTTTGCAAATTATCTactgaagtaaaagaaaagagtgaggctagagagatggctcagcagttcaaggcttttttttttttttttttaacaaagcctgatggcctggatttgattctccagcatccacgtaaagttagatgcacaaagtggaacatgcatctggagtttattgacagtggctacaggccctggtgcacccagtccttctttctcatttttattcccttactctctctcagcttgaaaataataaagaaaatatttttagaaaaaagtgGAATTGACTTCTTGAGAAAGGGCTGTTGAGTTTCAAGCACAGTGGTTTTCACTCATTTGTTTGTTACGGGGTTAGCTCATTTTATAGCCCGgcctagccttgaactggtgaacctcctgcctcagcttcccaagttctgggattgcagaCCTGGCGCCACACTTGGCTTTCACTGATCTGTTCTGATTTAGGCACCTGCACCGAGCTCTGCAGAGGTGACTGGGACTGCAGGCCAGAGGAGCAGTGTGTCAGCATCGGGTGTAGCCACGTCTGTGCTACCAACTAACAACAGGTAAGATCACCTGGCCCGGCCTGGTTCCCCAAATTCTGCCCATCCCAGGCAGGCTGTACACTACCATGGGATACCTTGATGTCTACCTGCCTCCCTATagcctctccctctttgtctcaaggaaaagaTGTATTCACCACAGGATGGTGGTTTCCAAGTCTTTAGAATAATTGTCCAACCCAGTATATCCTGGAGGCAAATCAGACTATATTTGAGCAAGAAGATAAAAAAACAAATCACCCATATCCTTCACCCCAAAATAATGTCTATTTAACACTGTGATGCATAATTTAATCACACTCAGATataatatgcatttaaaaataagaaccTGTGCCTAACTTTATTTCTTAGCCATTTCACTTAAAAGTAGCTAgtgtacaatttttttaaatattttcatttatataagagagagagagagaatgagcatgccaggacctcctaccactgcaaacaaattccagacacatgtgccaccatatgcatctggcttatgtgagtatcgggaattgaacctaggtccttaggctttgaggcaagtgccttaaccactaagcaatatctctagcTCCCCATGAACAATTCTAATACCAGTAATCATGCCTCTCAATCTCATCCTATTATCTTTACTGCCTCTATAGTCCATCAACACAGGCTTATATACTTAGCAATCTCTATTAATATACATTTAAGATAGTTCTTATAGCATTAACATAACAGTGATGAATATAAATTGAGcatattcttaaattattttttttaaattttatttatttatttatttgagagcgacagacacagagagaaagacagatagagggagggagagagagaatgggcgcgccagggcttccagcctctgcaaacgaactccagacgtgtgcgcccccttgtgcatctggctaacgtgggacctggggaaccgagcctcgaaccggggtccttaggcttcacagacaagcgcttaaccgctaagccatctctccagccccaaactgagcATATTCTTATTAATTCTCTTGGGATATATCATAGCAAGAATAACTGATGACCAAAAAGCATGCTCATTTTTAGCCTTTGATGCCTATTGGCATATTAACCTAAGCAGATCCATTTCCTGTAAAAGCATTTCATGGGACTCATTATTATATGAGTTTATTTATGTACCCATTAACTAAAAAACAGGGCAATAAAAAGCCACTATGATTCAGCTTTGATTGTAAGTAAAGTTGCATTCATGCAATTAAGTTTTATTATACACAACAGAATCAGCATatgctttaaaaaagaagtttgaggggctggagaggtggtttagtagttaaagacatttgcttgcaaagcctgatggcccaagttcaattccctagtccccatgtaaagccagatacacaaagtggtgcaagtgtctgaagttcatttgcagtggcaggaggccctgcctggcaagcccatactttctccttccctccctctttctctctctctcaaataaaaattaaaattaaaattttgcatTCAGAACATACTATTTGTCTAATCCTTTATAATCCTTGATGCTTGGGATCTTTCTAGCTCCCCTGCATGTGGTATAGATTTCCAGAACTAGAAACTGTTGCTTTCCAATCATATTCAGTGGAGTTAGGTGCTCCAAACAGCAGTtcttatgtataatttttaatcCATTTCTTCATCAAAGAGTTATCGGAAGAGCCGTCCTTTCTAATAAGTGCTCATCTCTTCCTATAGCTTCTACCTGGAAAGATGTGGCTGTTTGGACCTTTTTGCCCAAGAAGGCAGATGAAAATGGGGGCCATGAGTGAAGGCTACAAGGAACatgggggggaagggaagaagaggtgtttcttttaatAAACCATCGCTGTAAAACTTTCCATAGTACTTGATTTATTTGGTTAGAGATTATTGCAGTTGGAATATGACATGACCCCCCACAGACTCCTCTACTGAAGGCTTGGTCCGCAGTGGTTACAGTATGTCAGGAAGTGGTGGTAGGGACTTGCTGGAGGTTGTAGGTAAGTAGAAGCATGCCTTTGAAGGGTTACTTGTTCAAGGGCCCCATCGTcttttgttttctgcttcctggctactATGAGATGAGCAGCCTCTACCACATACTCCTGCTACCATGAGTTTCTGGTAAGTAGACCAAAGTAACAGATTTGGATCAAACAACAACAGACtgaagattttaaaatgtgtcttttaaaaatcattctcttgccgagagtgatggcgcacacctttaatcccagcacttgggaggcagaggtaggaggatcgctgagtttgaggccaccctgagactacagagtgaattccaggtcagcctgggctacagtgagaccctaccttgaaaaacaaaacaacaacaaaaaaattattctctcaaaaatacaatacaacaaatatttacatagcatttacattaTAGTAGGCATTAGAAAACACCTAGGGATAATTAAAAGGACACAGGGAGATTTGTGTAGGAGTTGCAAATACTAGGCTATTTATATAAAGTGACTCAAGCATTTGTATATTCTCTGGAGTCCTGGAACCAATCCTTCATGGAAACCAAGGGACAACTGTATTCAGTTAAATGCATATTACTATTAACACTACCAAACAGATGGACTATGACCCTCAGTGTTTTCTTTTATAAGATTACACCAGAACTCAAGGCCAACCCTTCTTCCTACCTTCTCCCAGTTCAAGGTTTAATCTGGATTCTAAAAGTCAGTCCCTCTATGCTGATTTTTCCTATTACAGAACAAGGAAGGTAAAAAACGTTCCATTATTTATGTGTCCATAATCATAGGCTTAAGATACATCTATTCTGGATTGTTGTTTCATTTTGACCAATTTATTGCCTATATGGCACTTGGAAAACTATTTAAACTCTGCCATCATTTCTTTCACTGTTAACACAACAATGAATGAGACAGATAATATCTGTTCCTTCATGAAACTCACATTCTAGAGGATGTAACAGGTAACATAcaagtaaacaaatgaaagaTAACTATAGATTATAATAAATTTTCTGAAAAGAAGTACACAAGGATTTGAAATAAAAGTGTGGGGTATGTAAGCCTATTTTAGTCAGGATGATCCAGATTCTAATAAAGTACTAAAAATATAGTCttgtgggctagagggatggcttagcggttgaggcatttgcctgcaaagccaaaggacccaggttcaattctccaggtttcacattagcacaagggggcgcacgcatctggagttcatttgcagtggctggaggccttggtgcacccatgctctctctctctctccctctttttctgtcaaaaataaataataataaaatatttaaaaaattatagtctTCCAAGATCTATAAATATGAAAGAAGTAAAATTCTAGAATAAGATGTCAGGTCCCGTTATGcagaatttaaaaaggaaatggctATGAATTTTCTAGCACTCTAAAGGCCTTCAGTCACTACAAGATCATTAAAATATTGAAAGTGAGGAGGATTGAGGCTGTGTGAAATTTTCTGGGAGAGCTTTTGTCAAACCATGAGTTCCCACACTATGAGTTTTCAAGGGTATGAGGTGGATGTGGGGTGTGCTACCATCTAACtgaagccaatgcacaaggtctTTAGAGGCTTTATGGGTAGCTTCATGTGTTTTGCTCCTCAGTTGGTGATCACTATGGAATCTATATGGTTGTTCATTTCCTTGGAGGAACCACACTGTCATCCACAAGGGCCTATACTATCAGAACTGACCAGATTGGCATCAGTATACTTTACAACATGTCAGTCACTCAGTCTTGAGTAACACTACATGTGGATTCATTCAGGCTGTTATCTACAATGAAGCACACTTTTATGTCTGGataggctcccaaaatggagtcaccatggtcagcagaaaggtgacagaggcataagaaagtagattatccacattcctaaaaaaaaaaaaaaacaaaaaaaaccccgtCATTATCctctccttgcctaacaatgccccaagtcatgatttcctgcccccttatctcataagttacacggtcactgttctggtgtcacaccctagctatttcaaATGGTTCATGTAGCAATTTCCCATGAAGGGATTTTTCTATTCAAtttaacaaatgagttctttttccttcctcaccttctcccaactgaaaaagccctacaAAGCCCACTGCTTGAAAACTCAGGTTGCTCTTCTCTAAtgagtcagtcctggaagcttgtgcttttcctgaataaaagctttcatctttgcctcagagtggtttgtgtggtgtTGGTCACTCCCAAAACTTATCCATACTAAACCTGGACCCTGGACTAGAtgcttcagtgttttttttttttgtttgtttgtttgtttttggttttttgcttttttgaggtagggtctcgctctagcccctgcttacctggaatatactatgtagtctcaggctggccttgaactcacagagattctccaacctcagcctcctgagtgctgggattaaaggcgtgcaccaccacttctaTTGTTGGAATGACTCAGCCTCACATTCTAGTTTaggatgttgaatatttcttaAACACTGCTTTAATTACTCTTGGTCTTAAGCGATTAGAACCATTGCTATAGCAACCAGTATATCTCAAGCATCTATTAGCTCAGTACAAATGCAAGTTACAAAGCTTTGCTTTGTACCTGTACTTCTGGATCCCACGCACCTCTCTTTTGCCTTGTGGCTTCTTTGATTATTTATGCACAGGGGACACATGTAAGAACCACATGCTCTATCTGAGGGTGACTCTGTGCCCGGGGAAAGTCAGGAACTCCAGTAGGACATAGGAAGACTAAACCGTTTCTGCCACTGTCATCTACAAAAACCCTTTCCAATTCTGTCCGCAATCTGAAACTGAACCATCTCAGCCAGGGCTGGTACCACGTTTTCCTAGAGGATAGAGTCAGTGTTCAGAAGAGGTGAGCGCGGAAAACTTTCCAAGATCCTTTCCAGCAGCATTTACGGGGTAACCAGGCCGAAGGGGTACCATAGCCACGGACACCACCTTGCCAGGCCCTCGGGTCCAAATTAGGCGTTTCCGGAACGAGAGCGCGGCgcgaggccccgcccccgcccccgctgcCCCGGAAGTACTTCCCCGCGGCTCTCCCTCGGAAACATGGCGGCGGTGCAGGTGGCCGGCTCGCTTCCCTGCGGGCCGCCGCGGGAGCCGCCCCCTGCGCGGCACCACGGCTTCCGCCGCTTGTCCGCCAGGCTCCGCGCCCTGCGCCCCGATGACAGCAGCTCCTCCCGCACCGAGATCCACCTGCTCTTCGACCAGCTCATCTCCGAGAACTACAGCGAGGGCGGCGGCGTGGCCCCGGAGGTAGGCGGCGGCCCCGGGCCCCATCCTGCCGCAGCGCGGCCGGGTCTTGGCGCCGGCGTCGCCGGGCTCCGCCCCCGCCGGCTGAGTGCCACGCGGGCTTGCGCCCTCGGGCAGCGCTACGTTCTTCTCTGCCCTCCTCCGTCTACCCGAGCGATGCACGCGGTGCGGGGCCACCTCGCACCTTTCAAAAGCCCGCGTGATGGCTTCGGCTGTAACACCTCCGTCTGCCGCCTCTGGCTCCGCCTTCCCGTCGCCACTCCATACCTCCTTCCTCCTGTGCATCCCAAACATCTTGCAGATGAAGTGCGTTATTACAGTATTCTGAGCGCTGTACCACGAAGGGTCCTGGGACTCTTAGAACGTGGATATCATTACTCGgccgtatttatttatttgtttaggctGATGTAAACACTGAAGCTCCTGAAAATCCAGTGCCACATTTTTGGCAAATAGCAGAGCTACTTTGCCACGAAGTCTCCGtattttgtgtgtctgtttttcaGGCTACCTCCTCCCTATTTGCTTCAACTTTAAATGTTATTTCTACTGTCAGAGTAATCTTCCTCCTGCACATCAGGTCTTGGATATCATTCATTCCCTGAACTCTTGAGCCAATCTTATCATAGCTTTCGGGTGCTTATATGCACCTCAAACATGACAGTTCCTAAAGCTGATTGTACTTTCTCCCACACTCCCATCCCTAATCCATTCCACTCTACCCCACCCACCTCAGCACCCGCTAGGCACAAATAGTGGTTCCTATCTTTATTCTGGAGCCTGTCAGATCCAAATTCTTGAGTCTGACTTGGGCATATTTCTCAATCCAGACCCTTCCTGCGCCCATTTCCAGTGCTTTAGACAAGGTAACTCTTGCCTGGACTGTTTTGCCCTTCTCTAACTCACCTCCTTTCTCCAGTTCGGCTCTTCTCCACACCATTCTTTGTCCTGCTGTCAGGATGACTTatcctttatttgtttgtttgtttgtttgtttgtttttaaatctggctggagagatggctcagtggttaaggtacttgtctgctaagcctaacaacctgagttcaattccccagtatccatgtaaagccacatgcaaagtagcatgtgcatgtggagtttgtttatagtggctagatgccctggtgtgcctatttccattcatttgttcg
This is a stretch of genomic DNA from Jaculus jaculus isolate mJacJac1 chromosome 9, mJacJac1.mat.Y.cur, whole genome shotgun sequence. It encodes these proteins:
- the LOC101596838 gene encoding protein Wfdc21 → MKLGAFFLLVSLITFGLEVQEIQGAVRPMQLLGTCTELCRGDWDCRPEEQCVSIGCSHVCATN